The genomic interval GTATGCTTTTGTAGTTAATGTTAATAACTCTATTGGCTTCTTCGTAATTAGGAATTAGGTCGGCTTCTACGATGCCAGCATTATTGATGAGAATATCGAGTCCTCCAtagttttttttgatgtaatctCTGAATGTTTCTACGCTGTTTCTGTCACCTACGTCGAGTTGGTGACAGAAACTGGATTTAGTCCTACTTCGTTCAATTTTGCTACTGCTTCGTTCCCTCGGGCTTCATCTCCCAATGTTAAGTACACTACCCCATCGAATCTCTGACACAAACCCTTGACTATGGTGAAGCCAATGCCTTTGTTCGAGCCTGTGACGACAGCTAGTCTCGACATGACTGTTCACGCGAGTTTTTTTCTAATACTAGGTGGCACAATTTTATTACAAGAAATGGCCATAGCACACATATCAACTCGGAAATGAATTGTCACGTCACCGTATCGCCTTTCGCCTCGCCATCAACCAGGCGTCAACCTAATGTAAAAGTGGAGAAGCGAAGCGATTACGATACATTTCCGATTAGTGTGCATTGCAGTAAGGAATTTCATACAAAGATTGAATGACTCGAGTTGATACGGAGACGATCAATTTCCGAGTTGATATGTGTGCTATGACCGTTATCTCTTATCGTTCACTACTTACTACACATTTGATAGTGTTCCTATTTTAatgtttagtttaatttatgAGGACACTagctataataaattatttgtaatacATATATTACGTATAAGGTATTATtattctcgaaggtgtgtgaagtctgccaatcatcATGGCCAGCGTAGTAAGCCCtatttattctgagaggagaccgtgTTCAGTACTCGATCAGTGGAGTGTgcaatatgaaaaaaaaaattataataattttttattatgaaacagttaaaaattaaaacaaataaaacaaagatttgtattaaaatatgtaatacgATAAAACACCATAAATTATGAACTCGCGCTCTCAGTTTTGAAGTAATAATCAGCTTTAGAATCGTACCAATCTACCACTTTTCTGTCAAACCACACAAAGGCTCCTTTTAGAGATTCAGGGGCATCAAGAGCGAGATAAATAGGAGTCTCAGCTGCTTCATCTGTACTAAAGAAGCCAACTCCATGTGTCATGTCAGTACGTACCAGTCCAGGATGAATCGAATTGACAGAGATGTTCTTGGACTCTAGCTCCCGTTGGTGGACCGTGGTTATAGCGCTAAGAGCTACCTTTGCGACTCTGTACGACGCAGCGGATGCCCCATCAGCGATATCCTCACCACTAAAAGTACCATTCTTTATCGATTCGAGATACCAATCCACGAATTCATTAACATCGACTTCTGGCAAGTCTTTTTTGGATAACTTTTGGATCCAATATTCATTTCTTATGTTTGATAGGTGACCACAATCACTTGAAATATTGATAATACGTCCATTGTTTCTAATTAATGGGTAAATTATTTCTTTCAAAGTGTGAATGCTTCTGTAGTTAATGTCGATAACTTTTTTAGCGTCTTCATATGTTCTAGAATTGACGTCAGCATCAAGAACTGCAGCGTTATTAAAAAGAATATCAATACCTCCGTATTTTTCTTTAACGTGATCTCTGAACTTCTTTACACTGCTTCTGTCAGTTATATCAAGCTGATGGTACTCAGGGTTTAGTcctatttcttttaatttaccGACTGCTTCCATCCCTCGGGTTTCATCTCGTGACGTCAAAAACACGACTCCATCGAATCTCTGACACAAGCCCTTGACTATGGCGAAACCGATGCCCTTGTTTGAGCCTGTCACAACAGCGATTTTCAACATGACTACTTAGGTAAGATGTTTTTTACAAACTGCTGATACgatgttttaaaaattcaaaagcaTGTCATTTATCAGAGAAAGTAAAGTCGCTGATACTGTGAAGTAAATGGATTATCTTAAGacatttttatctatttatcaaCAACTACGCTCGCGATTGTTTTAACGAAGATTAATATTTGTGGGTACgggatattaaatatttaatcaaaAGATTGTTCAACTACTTATGTTGcactaattataataaagttacaattatattttaatctttaCAGTAGGTATAAACATTGTTGAAATACACTCACTTTGTGAAATGACAAATTTTGGTACAAGTTAAGTTCGACATGGATATTAGATGTAGGATCTAAGAGAATATTTACGATATTCTGTCATAGCGATAGTCTGTTCCAAATGAATGAAGTACTGATaagatattatataaatgtaGATAGTGAAATCATTACAACATACCatgtgataaattatttatccgGTAAAAATTCGTCCGTTTGCTCAACTGCACTTTGATAGtaaaaaacatttaataaaatctaatttttattcaagGTCTTAACCTTAAAGTAATAATCGGCTTTGTAATCATACCAATCTAACACTTTTTTGTCAAACCACACATAGGCGCCTTTCAAGGTTTGTGGAGCATCCAGAGCGAGATAGATTGGAGTTTCAGCCGCTTCGTCCATACTGTAAAAGCCCACCCCCTTAGTCATATCAGTACGTACGAGTCCGGGATGCATTGAATTGATAGAAATGTTCTTGGACTCCAATTCACTTTGGTGAACCATAGTTATAGCACTCAGAGCTACCTTTGCGACTCTATATGATGCAACAGATGCGCCATCAGCGATATCTTCACGATTAAACGTACCATTCTTCACCGATTCAAGATACCAATCGACGAATTCATTAATATCAGCTTCGGACAAATCTTTTTTGGATAACCTTTGAATCCAATACTCGTTCCTTATATTCGATAGATGGCCACAGTCACTCGAAATATTGACGATACGACCATTATTTCTAATCAATGGATAAATCAATTCTTTTAgagtaaaaatacttttatagtTAATATCGATAACATTTTGGGCATCTTCGTATGTTATAGAAAATAGTTCTCCAGCGACCGCTGCATTATTAATGAGAATGTCGATTCCTCCATACTTTTCTTTGATGTGATCTCTAAATTTTTCAACGCTGCTTCTGTCACTTATATCAAGCTGATGATACTCAGGGTTTAGTcctatttcttttaatttggCGACTGCTTCCATCCCTCGGGTTTCATCTCGCGACATCAAAAACACGACTCCATCGAATCTCTGACACAAGCCCTTGACTATGGAGTAACCGATGCCTTTATTGGAACCCGTCACCACAGCAACTTTCGACATGACTACTCTTGCAATATATCCGTTGCAGACTACAGATTATCATTGACACTTGCATCGAAGTTCAATTAATATCTATCAAGAAGCAGGTTTCGTTATCagtcgaaaaaaaaaacggtcaactGCAAaacggactcgcacacgaagggttccgtacaaaatatttaaacattttatgtgaaatactgcaagttaatgacaacatacagcaccatctatatgtgatttagtaaattaattttgtcgtgaacacattttaatttgtttttgtggCGAAAACAAAAAGGTTCGGATTTtttcccttacttgtgctataacaccgacctacctgcctttcatgattttaagtctacgggaagtaccctataggttttcttgacacacgacagatggacagacagacacggagacaacaaagtgatcctataagggttcctttttcttttgaggaacggaaccctaaaaataaaaacaccgCATGGCTATTACGAGTGCATTTACATTACGTATTACATTGATTATGTTTGTAATGTCTGTATTGACTTTGTTAAGGTCAAAGATTCCTAAATGTTTAGTTACTCACAATCATAAACTGTGCTATAAAGCTCAATAGTTTCCTGTCTCGGTTGAATGCTTGAATAAATAGTACCCACACATTCTTatcttatttacttttttaatttgatcattatacataggtagatattatatgtgtgtgtgaaactccaaaataaaaatatatatacacctatacctacctaatatttattccGAGTAGACTTTACTTCATAAGCTCTTTTAACATTCGTCCGTATAATATAATGATCCtgcaaataattattgtaaaatctttaaacctgagagttccccataatgttctcaaaggtgggtAAAGTCTGCTAGTCCAAAGTTTGCCAGCGTGGCGgacattgttgcaacaagaataccataaattcagccaattacaacCATAGCAATTACAATAGTGATTGAAACAGTTTTTCCGCAATCGAACAgcaggtaaataaatataaacttcATGCAAACATTTTGATTCATCttatttatttggttttaattaACATCATATAAGGGAGTTTTATGTAAAACCGAAATAAGTGTACATCTGCTAATTGAAATGTGGAATTTAATTAGTAAATTTACTTTTCAGTATCGCAGTGTACATACGGAAATGGGGAGGGGGGTTGTTGGGGAGTGTAAAGGGGGTGTGGGTCCTAATGGATTCGTGTGGAATGAATAATTCACAGGTATTGAATTGAAGCGGTACAACTTTTGCTTACGTTTGATTTAAAACTTCCCCGCGGAGGCCGAGGGTGAATGAATGATAAGTTTAAATTATTCAGTTAAGAATGTTACAAATATTCGTGTTAGCTATTTGttcggtttttatttaaaaaattgtttaagaCTTTATGGAGTTGGTTCTTCGAGTTCAGGATTAAAAGTCTTGTATCTTCGTAATAAAACTTGGTTTTTACATACTcgatgaaaatttcaactctctatctataacgattcatgaaatacagcccgctgacagacaggcatATGGATGAACAGCAGAGGTTTATAATAATAGAGCCCCATTGGGTTAAGTTACGGAATACGGATCCCTAGAAATTaacttaccaaaaaaaaaattcaaaaaaaaaaactgactttaACAACCACAAACACTTaaaggtaacaagtgtaaattaaaaatttataacacccccgacaagtgaaggttacaataac from Maniola jurtina chromosome 1, ilManJurt1.1, whole genome shotgun sequence carries:
- the LOC123864868 gene encoding carbonyl reductase [NADPH] 1-like, which encodes MLKIAVVTGSNKGIGFAIVKGLCQRFDGVVFLTSRDETRGMEAVGKLKEIGLNPEYHQLDITDRSSVKKFRDHVKEKYGGIDILFNNAAVLDADVNSRTYEDAKKVIDINYRSIHTLKEIIYPLIRNNGRIINISSDCGHLSNIRNEYWIQKLSKKDLPEVDVNEFVDWYLESIKNGTFSGEDIADGASAASYRVAKVALSAITTVHQRELESKNISVNSIHPGLVRTDMTHGVGFFSTDEAAETPIYLALDAPESLKGAFVWFDRKVVDWYDSKADYYFKTESASS
- the LOC123864861 gene encoding carbonyl reductase [NADPH] 1-like, producing the protein MSKVAVVTGSNKGIGYSIVKGLCQRFDGVVFLMSRDETRGMEAVAKLKEIGLNPEYHQLDISDRSSVEKFRDHIKEKYGGIDILINNAAVAGELFSITYEDAQNVIDINYKSIFTLKELIYPLIRNNGRIVNISSDCGHLSNIRNEYWIQRLSKKDLSEADINEFVDWYLESVKNGTFNREDIADGASVASYRVAKVALSAITMVHQSELESKNISINSMHPGLVRTDMTKGVGFYSMDEAAETPIYLALDAPQTLKGAYVWFDKKVLDWYDYKADYYFKVKTLNKN